The DNA segment TCTACCGCGATAAAATCGTTTTTCCCTTCTGCGGTATTGTAGAGAACCGTTAACGCATTAATCATGGCATTGTCATTAAAGGTAATCTGCTTTCGGTATAATCCTTTGTTAGGATAATATTGAGGAAAACCACCATTTTCGTACTGCATGGTAAGCAGATAACGGATTCCTTTTTCCGCTGCCTTCAGATAATCCGGATTTTTCGTTTCGGAATATGCTTTCATTAAAGCGTTAATTTCCCTTGAGGTAGCGTTGTTATCAATGGTCGCGTGATCATCACCCGTGGATTTTATTTTTCTTAAAAGATTTTTGTCAACCGGAAGACTGTAATCAACTACTGATTTATCTTCCAGCTGCTTTCCCCAGCCTCCCACAGGAAGCTGATACAGCATCATTTTTTCTGCCAGCGTATCTTTTTTTACCTGAGCGGATATATTTAAGCTAACTAATCCCAGAGCAAGAGTACAGATGTTGAATTTCATGATTTATTTAATTGTAATGATTAAAGGATTTCTGATGATTTCAGATTGTTTTTGAAGCCTATTTTCCCAGTCCTGCCGAGTCTGGATATCACCGCTTTTCTGCCACGCAAATCCTGCATAATAAACCAGTTTATCATGAGGTTTTGTAACGACATACAGATTACTTTCATCCGGAGCATCAGATCGGAAAACAATTGATTTTTCAACAATACTCGGATCCACAACAATACCTTCACCTACAAAAGCGTCATCAATTTTTTCCCAGTGAAGATAGTATCCTTTTTGGTCATTTAGTTTTGCTTCACCTTCGTTTTTATGTAAAGTTATTCCAATGGTATAGTTGAGAGCCGGTTTTTCTGCTCTAAAATACGATTCAAATTTTGAAAAATTTGATCCAAGATCCAATGAAACTCTTTTAATTTCTTTAACTGCAAATTCACTCCACGGATCATAAGTCAATTCAAAAACCGTACGCAAAGGACCTTCTGCAATGGTTCTGGAGGCAACAAAATTTTGCGAAACCTGAAGCTTGTCATTTATCCATATTCCGATTCCACCTGTTCCGCGGCTGTTTCCGACATGGTAAGGATCATAGCCCTCCCCTCTTGTATCTTTATGATAATACATAGGATCCGTAAGATAGCCTTTGTACCATTTATTAATGACCGGAAACTCCGTTCTTTTCAGCCAGATGTCCACACCGCTTGAGAGCGTACTGCTTTTTACCCCCTGCAATGCTTCCTGCTGACCTTTCGGGCCATACATTCTGAATGCTATTTTGTCATTTTCCCATGCATAATCATCTACCCGTTCCTGAACCAGCCGGGAGTACGTTGAAATTTCAGTTTTGAGGATGGGTATTGCCGGTTCAGCTGAGATCGTATACACTGCTTTTTGATGTCCTTCAACAGTTGCCTGAAAAAGCAATTCATCATTATTTCCGTCTCCGTTATTATCAATCCATTGGATCAGAACAAGTTGGCCTTTTGCATCTCTAATCCTTAGATCAGTTGCTTTACTTTTATCCAAAAATGATTTTAATTGAGAAACAGGGACAGCGACAACTTCTTTTCTGGGAAAATCAAGTGTATTATTTAACTCAATAATTTTTTGAGCATGTATGCTACTTGAATTTATGCAACCGATTGCACACGTCAATCCGACAAAAGAATTTTTAACTGTAGTCATAATTATATCAGTTGAGTCAGTTTTCAAAAGTAATAAAAATAAAACAATTAAAACTGCTTAAATTTTTATTCAATTTACCATTTTCTTTTTTCATAATTTTTAATTCAGATATTGATTTAAAACAAAAGTACCTGCATTACTGCAGGCACTCAAACTCAAACTTCTTCACTACACATTGATCATTATATTAACATTATCATATTAAATTTATTGTGTTTATTTTATTTTTTAACATGGATGCTTTATCACAGATCATCAGTTCTAAAATTCAAACTCTCCAATAAGAATACCATCTTCTTTGTTTCCATTTTCTTTCTGATTCTGGAATACCACGATCTTTCTTTCCTGCTTGCCGGTAGCATAATTGATATAAATTTCCGCCATAATGGCTGTAGGACCTGCAATTCCTGTCTGCTGCTCTCCAAAAAAATTGGTCTGAATCTTATACTTTCCTTTCATCGCTTTTTTGAGTAAGAACTGTTCAGGGCCAAAGCCTCCTGTAAAATCGTCGCTCAGTCTTCCTCCTATTTCTGTTTCCTTATGCGAATAATAACATCGTTCATTATTAGGATCGGTCACCCAGAGATCAATATCCGTATCATCCTTATTCCAGCTAATGACTACGCGGATATTTACCGGAAGATCTGCTATGATTTTAGGATTGATATTGCTAAGGTTTAATTGGGATCCGTGATTTGCAATCAGCTGATTGATCTCCATAATAACCGTTTCTTCAATACCATCATCCCGGTCAGCAAGTTCCTTTGTGTAAGACTGTGTGAGAATTTTGTACAAATTGTCCAAGGCAGCCTGATACTGGCCGTTATCTTCCAGTGCAAGAGCGAGATCTCTATAACTTTGCGGATCAAAAGGCCGCCATTCCAACACTTTTTCTGCAGCAAAAAGCTCTTTATCATAGGCTTCAGCCTGCTTCAATTTATAAGCCAGTAATTTGTACAATTCTTCATTTTCAAACTCAAGATCGGCAATTGCGCTCAACACTTTTAAGCCACGCTTTTTATCATTATTTTTTAACAAAAGCTGTGCAACGTCAAAGTAATACTGTGGTATTTCCTCATATTCTTTACGGTTCTGAAGGTAAGTTTTATATATATTTTCCGGGTTATTCATGTCTCTGAAAAGCTTCATGTATTTTGCTTTAGAAACAATATCAACGGTAAGAATTCTTCCGGAATTAATGATATCTGACGGCCTTTCTGCAGGAGTTACAGTTCTCACCTCAACCCCACGGACAGATCCTGACAGCGCATTAGGCACTGTATTCGATGCAATGGATGACATTCCCCTGACACTCATCTGAAGTTGTTCCCGTCTTGGTTCTGAAACTTTTGATTCATCATCAGTTCTGCTGTTATTATATCCAATTAATACAACTTCTTCAATTTCAGCTTGTCTTGATGTACTATCACTTGCAGCACGCCGGGATTCAGGTTTAGGATATTGTCTTAATTTTTTCTTTTGATCGTACTCTTTTTCCCACCAGGTCTTAAGATTTTCAGTCATTTTTTCGGCATTTTCCATGAGATCTTTTACTCGTTCATCTTTTTTTGCCTTGTCATTTTTAACAATCTCATCAAACTGCTTTTTTAATTCTGCAGGTGGAGCAATATCATAACGGACATAATCCTCCACATTTTCCAGCACCATTAAACTCATATTATTGCTTACCAAGCCAAATTGCCTGCTGACATTTTTAATTTCGTTTTTATTCTTCTTTTCAAAAATTTCCAATTCGTTAAGTTTTTTCTGAGCCCAGAACTTTGAAATTTCCCAATTCTCTACGGTCTGTTCATTGATATTGACATCAATGGTTTTGGTTTCTGTCACTTCATTACCGTACCCAAATTTAAGAGTAGCTGTTGTGTGATCACCTTTAACAATTCCTGTTAATACAAAATCTTCTGCTATAGTCTGAGGCAATGAAGGATAGACTTCTGAAAGCTGAATATTATTTTCAATACCTAAAAATCTCAAAGGTTGAAAAACTAATTTCCGTACTTCTTTTTCAGGATTATTTTCATTTAGATTTAAAAATTCTCCTCCTGTGGTACTGCTTATGAATTTCAGCTGGTTAAAATCTATATTATTGGATGCAGCAATAATGTAGACAGGCTGTTTCCAAGGCATGTTCAGTTCCCCGAAAGATGACAAACCGTCCGTAAAAAACAATACTTCGTCTTCGCTCAGCAGCTTTAGCTTTCCGAAATCTGTTCCGCCGTCATAAGTTGTTTTTAAAAGATAAGCTTTTAACTCACTCCAGTTTCCATTGTTAATTTTGAAACTTTGTCCTTGTTCGAAGGTATTGTTAATGAAATAAATGTTTACCGTAAGATTTTTATTCGATTTAAAATATTCCTCCAGCAAGGCCATTTCCTTTACATGATCCCGATTCTTTCCGCTCAACGAATTATCCCAGACCACGGCCAGATTATTCGGAAGTTTTTTCATTCTTTCATTTGAATATACGGAGATATCAGCCAGAAAATAGGAAAAGTTATCCGCTTCTTTTTGAACGACAATCCGCTGGCTCTTATCCTGTACAGGAAAATTGATTTTTAGATTATTGCCTGGTCTGTAATTTTTCTTGTGCATTTCGGCAGTCCAGACGTTTCCCGTACTAACAAAATTATAGCTACCATCTGGCTTTTCTTCAAGCATAGGAGCATCCAAATTCTGAAAAACGGTTGTTTTTATGTCAAATTCGGGAATCTCAGCGGTTTGATTCAGGGGTAAAAAATATTGGAGAAAATCCCCCGACTTTTTTAATTCATACTGATAGGTAATGCGAACAGTCCTTTCCCCTCCGTTTGGGGCGATAGGATATACTGTTGTCCGGAAATTATTCCCACTCACTTTTTCCAGGAGCCCGGGATCTATATTTCTTTTCCTGATGGTTTGATATACTTCTTTTGCTTTTTCTTTTTCAACGGGAACAGCGTTTCGAAGTTTTCCATTGATGTCTAAAGCATAGCCGCTCGCATTAACACCTTCAGGAAGAGGAAAGGTAATTCTGCCTTCTCTCAAACGTCCCGAATTATTCCTAAGAACCATTGTAATGATATTGGTAGAAATTTTCCCGGCAATTTTTGTTTCAATCTCCAGTTTCTGAAGAATTACCTGATTGTCTTTTTTATATTTCCCTTTCCCGTCCGGACTTTCAACAACCGGTATCTGAGCCAGAAATAAAAGCGGAAAAAATAATAGTAATTGTGTATATAACCTTTTCATAATTTATTGATTACAACTGTTTCTATTTATACAGATGCATAAAATCGAGAAAAGGTTGGAAAGAATAATTTGGCTTAACTTTTAGCAACTGAAATAGAAGAGTAATTAATACTTTAAACATGATACATTATTTGTAGGGCTGTAATTTAATTAGCTGAACAGAAGCATATTATCAAAAAAGGCCGGATAATCTCTTATCCAGCCAAATATAATAAATCAACAATGCACTATCGAGGTCCCCAAAAACTCCAAGCATCCCCAGTGAAAACCGCTACCAAACGAGACGTCGTATCATAGACTATCATTCCCGGCGCAGGGTTTACAACATTAAGATGAGGGCTTGCTACTTTAGGAAGCACCATCGCTTTGTTAGTATCCGAAAGCACAAGGATACCATCAACATCAGGATCTACATTTGTTCCTATTCTTACCATGGCATTTGTGTTTTCAGTCTTGGTATCCTGCAAGGATGTATCTATTGTTACAGGAGTAACTAAATTAGGATCGGCATTTAGACCTATCCAGGCTCCTGCTGCCAGATACTTTACTTTAGTATCGCTTGTGTCAAATATCACTGTTCCGTCTACCGGATTAATGATATCGTTTTCCGAAGTTACCCATGGTAATATCAAACCCCTGTTTTCTGAATTCCCAAACTCCAATGATACATTAGAATTGGTTACTGAAGATTTACCTACAGCAACTTGCGAGAAACATGCTGTGGAAACCGTTATACATAAAATTAATAATATTTTCATTATTATTTTTTTTGAATTAAAAGCCAGCCCTTTCCATAATGCAAATTATGAAGAAGAGCTGACAAATCATTTATTAATCAGGACAGGATTGTTCACCGAATGCATACCATGCATAGGTAGCCCCGCCATCTTTACTTGTATAGATCTTAAAGATCCTGTTCGTAACATCCATTACCAGCATTCCTTCTATCGGAGAGGTAAGGATAAGGGTCGTTCCATCGTCTGCAACAGGTTGATTAGAAGCATTAAACCTTACCCTGTTGATTACCATTCCTTTCGTCTTGGCTTCCAGTGCCAGCCAGCCGCCATTCCTTACCATCGGCCAGTTATCACCAGCAGAACCGGCTCTCGCAAGTGAGGTGATACCTGCTTTGGTGTTAAGTGCCGTACCTGCTGTAACTGCCGGTTTATAACATACCGCTGTAGCGGTAGTAAATGACATATAGCTTAAACCTGCTAAACTAGCAGCAGACACCGGGAAGGCATAGTAATCCGTTCCGTTTACGGTAGCTGTACCTATAGCCGGAATTACTGTTGCAGTACCATCACTCAGCTTAGCTGCTGTCGTAGCATAAATCAGTCCTGCTGCACTAGCCGATGGGAATGCAGAAGCAGGGAAATATACGGTGACATCCTGAGCAAAACTGCCTTTGTTCTGCATCCTCCATACTCTGGTCATACGCTTGGTATAGGTATTTCCATTAGATGCTAATACATTACCCGTTGTTGTGGTTGTACTTAATGAACCATTGTCATCACCCCATACCAGATACTGCATATCTGTATTAAACGTATTAATATTAGCACTATTAGTTGCTGCAGCCTCTCCTAAGGAAACTGCAACCTGGCTTCCCGTATTTACACTTTGGCTCTGTTTCTGATTCAGTGCTGTGATATCATCTCTTCCGATACCTGCGATGTTGAACTTATACACAGCATCTTTCGCCCAGCTTATTGTACCATCAGATGCCAGGTAATCCTGGATGGTGGACTGATCCATCGTGATACCATACTTTAATGAAAGATAACTGTTTACGCGCTGTCTCTCAATAGCAGTAAGGCTTTTTGAGTATTCTACCACTTCAGGTATTTTACCATTGGTGAATGCTGTCTGGTTGTAAGCCGCTCCTAATGAAAGAGGGCCATTAACCCAGTTGGTAGCACTAGCCACTGAAGTTCCTGCATTGCCGTTTACTCCTGCAAAGAGGGTTCCTGTAGCACGCCATCCTGAGTACAATACTGAAGCTCCGGTTCCTGCTAATGTATTGGTTACAGAAGTTCCGTTGCTTAGTGTTAATGTAGAGTTACCCTGAGTTGTAGAACGGAACTGAAGAAGGTTATTGCCCGTTGCTTTCGGTTCCAAGAAGTAGCGAGCCCCTGCGGATGCATCCGCCACGGCAAAAGTTGCTACCGACTGCTGTCCACCGATTGCCAAATCTCCTGTGATATCGAAGTTCTGAGATGATGCGCTGCTGAAGTTCATCACTGGGTTGAAGTTCATATTCACAGAAATATCATTACGGTAAACAGGTTGCTTGCTGCCTGTAGCCTGCGTTCCATGGCTGCCACTCTGGTCATTCCATTGTGATACCGGTGTGTTGTCTGTTGTTGCCGAAACACCATCATCCGCACGAAGCCATAGATTTTCACCTTCCACCCCTCCAGGAGCTTTTGTATAATACGCTATGGTAAAGTAAAATACCGGTGTATTGACCTGTGAAGCAGGAAGTGTAAAGCTGTAATAGTTTACAGAATTCACATTTACCGTACCTGTGCTTGCATAAGTAAGATTACCTGATGCAAACGTAGCACTCGTACTGTACAGAAGCGATGGAACATCAAGATTTCCGATCAAAGATGCCGGGATCAGTACCTGTACATCTTTGCCGAAGCTTCCCGTATTCTGTGCTTTCCATACACGGCTCAGCCTATTCCTGTTCGGATAAACAGCTGTAAATGGCGTAGTACCTGCGGTATTATTATCTCCCCATGCCAGGAACTGAAGATCATTATCAAAGCTTCCTGTATTGGTATCATTGCTTCCTGTGATCGTATCAAGACCAAGAATTACCTGATTACCACTGTTCACGCTCTGACTCTGCTTCTGTTGCAGATCACTGAAATCATCCCTTCCGATCGCTGCTATATTGTTCTGGTATGTAGCATCTCCTGTCCAGAATGGTGTACTGTCTGATGCCAAATAAGTAAACAGGTTGGAAGAAGTTCCTAAACTTACTCCATATTTCAGTCCCATGTAGGAATCAACCCTTTGTTTCTCATTGGTAGTAGGAATTTTATTGTAATACACTACTTCACTAATAATACCGTTCCAGTATTCTCCGAGAGATTGTCTGGTTCCTATTCTTCCGACATTCAATGAAGTACTCACTGAACCGCCGATGCTAGTAAGCGGTCGCGCATTAAATGTACCAAATAAAGTACCTCCAGAAGCGGCACCATAAGAAAGAACAGGTGTATTTGATGCATATGGATTAGAGGTTGAAGCTAAAAGATCACTTCCAAACGTAGTTACCAATACATTGTTTCCGGATCTCATCAATCCAAAGTTCTGACCACTACCACTTGTTCCATAGCTACTGATCCATTCGAAAGTACCACCTGTTACAGAAGTCCTTCCTACACCAAAAACAGATCTTGATGTACTACCGGACGCCATTCCTGTATCACTAAATGAAAGATAATTCGCATTAGCAGAATTAAATGTGAATGAGGAGTTAAAATTCAGCAGTGCTGAACCTGTAGTATTGTATGTCGGCTGATTGCCGGCAACACTCTGTACAGCATCTGAATTTTGCATCTGGTCTGCCCATCTCAATGTGCTTCCCGTAGTTACATCGCGGTCTGCACGGTACCATCTCACCAGATTATCCGTAACTCCGCCAGGACCCGTTGCAGGAGCTGCAAAAGTAAAGTAATTTCCAGTAGGAATCTGCAATGCAGATGTTGTTCCTGATGTAAGCGGCACATAAGTAATACCCGATGAGAAAGAAGGATCCGTACTGTAGATAAGGTACGTAGCCCTGCTATTATTCACGTTAATATAAATGTTCTGTGCCGTTCCCGTCTGCTGAACTCTCCATACACGGCTCATCACAACACGTAAATTATTGGCAAGCCCTGTCTTTTGGGTGAAAACAGCTGCCTGTCCGTTGTTTCCGGTCATAAAGAAATATCTGTCATTGACAATATCCGTATGACCACCTGCACCACTCTGGTTAGGATTGGTAAAGTTATTATCCGTGCTTAAGGTAATAATATCTTTTACCGGCATCTGTGAGGTACTGATACGCTGATGCAAGGTAGCCGTTCTGTCTTTAGCCAGACCTATGATATTATTGTTGTATCCCGAAGCAGCTGTCCAGACAACTGTAACTCCATCTGAAGCAAGATAGTTCTGAGGTGTTGTCTGATCCAGTGTTAAACCATATTTGATCGCCAGATAGGAATCTACCTGAGAACGTTGCGTACCATTTAATGCTTTAGGATAAACAATAAGTTCAGGCATACGACCATTAAATAATGTATTGTAACCACCATTCCAAACGTTTGCTCCAACTGCAGCTATACCAGAAGATGATGTATTTAAGTTTCTGTTAGCACTATTAAAGGCACGTCCAAATCGGTAAAAAGCGCTTGCTCCACCCGATCCTGCAAATAAATGACTTATCATTAAAGGATTAGAATCACTAGTCCCTCCACCGCTTTGAAAATTAGACTGACCAGAGTCTAACCCTAATGGTCTTCCAACAAGTCCATAATACGATGCACTATTCGCGTTAGCACCATAAGATAGAAGATAGCCCGAATTAGCAGCATAGACTGCAAATTCAGTTCTGCCAGTTGTCCCTATAGGAAGCAGCTGTCTTTTCAATGCCAAATAATTTGAACCGTTAAAGCTTACAACCGGATTATAATTCATCATCGATGAAGCCAAGTTACTGTATACCGGACGATTACCTGCATTCGACTGTGTTGCATTATTACCCACATCACTCTGGTCATCCCATTGAGAAAGACCCGTTCCATTTGTGGTACTGGAAGTTCCTGCATCAGCTTTCAACCATAACGATTCATCAAAAACTCCTCCTGGAGCTTCCAGGAATGCTGCGAATGTAAAATAATTTCCATTCGGGATCTGAATTCCCGGTGTAGCACCTGCCGTAAGCAGCACATACGTAACTCCTGAAGAAAACGTAGCATCTGCGCTATACACTAAATAAGAAGCTTTGGCATTTGAAGATTTTATGTATACATCAAATGAAGTACCGGTATTTTGTGTCTTCCACACGCGTTTCATAAGAGCATTCATTCCATTGCTTAATCCTGATTTCAATGTATATGATGTTGCCGCATTATTATTGCCCGTGATAAAGAAAGATTTGTCATTAGCAATATCCGTGTGGCCACTTCCGCCGCTTTGGTTATTATTCGTAAAGTTGGCGTCCGTACTCAGCGTGATAATATCCGCCGAAGCCGACTGGCTCGTGGTAATACGCTGATGGAAAGCGGAAATATCATCTCTTCCAAGACCTACTATGTTGTTCTGGTACACCGCATCAGAATTCCAGGTACGGGTGATCCCGTCACTTGCAAGATAGTCCCCTTCAAGGACCACACCTGATACAACTTCTCCTGAAGTAGCATTACCATTATTATTTCGGCCTAATGTGATACCGTATTTTAATGCAAGGTAACTGTTCAGCTGAATACGCTCTATTGCCGTGATATTACTTCTGTATACCACGAATTCTCCGATAAGTCCCTTGAACGGATTCTGAGCTCCCCATACGTCTCCGATAGTAATCTGAGAACATCCAACGTATTTTGTATTTCCTGTGAAGTTAAGGATATTGTTTCCGTTGATCAGTACATTGGATCCGTTGGCTGTTGTATTTTTAAATGAGGCCACATTAATGGTCGCGAAACCTGAGTTTCCTCCGCTATAAGCAATAGCGGTATTATCATTGGAAACCTGTGTGGTTGTCAGCGCACGTTCGTCCAAAGCACCACCCCAATCTGTACTCCATACATCCTGTACAGAAGGTGAAACAGCTTTATATACTATAGCAACATCTGCATTTGGTGTCGTTGTACGTGAAATATCCGTTTGGGTAAAGCCCCACGTCCAATCTGCGTCGCTAAAACTTGCCACACTGTTGAAATTGAGTGTTTTTCCAAGAACCATTTGTCCCCTTGAGGTATGGCCCTGGCAATTGGTAATATCCCAACGCAGGTTTCTGTTGTTTCCACTCTGATCCAGCCAGCTGGTAACACCGGCAAGGCCTGCATCACCACGAAGCCATAATGCTTCGCTTCTTACCCCACCCGGAGACTGCTCATAGAAAGCAAATGTCATATAGAATGAAGGCTGGTTTACCATTACAGCAGGCAAAGTGAAAGCCCTGTAGCTTACGGAATTAACCGTAACCGTACCTGTAGGATTATACACCTGGTAGCTTCCTGCAAAAGTAGCATCCGTACCCGCAAGAAGGCTGCTTGTAGCCGGTACCAAAGTAAGAGGTACCAATACCTGCACATTTTGGTTAAGGCTATTGGTATTCTGAACTTTCCATACCCTGTTCAAACGGCTGTTATAACCAGGAATACCCGTAAATGCAGAACTGCTGCTCTGATCATTATCCCCCCAAACCAGGAACTGGTTATCTACTGCAAAGCTTCCCGTATTTGCCGTATTGGTAGCTGCAATTGATGCTAGCCCCATAATAATCTGATTTCCTGTATTTGCTGACTGGGATTGTTTTTGCATCAATGCGGAAGCGCCATCCCTTCCTATACCTGCTATGTTTTTATTATAAGTACTGTTTGCAGATGCGTCCCAAATTATATTGTTAGAAGAGCTTACATAATTTGTGGCAGTAGATTGATTTAATGTTATTCCATACTTTATTGCTAAATAAGAGTGTACCCGAAGGCGATCCTGAGTAGATATAGGATCATCATACGCAATAACCTCTCCAATATTTCCATTAAGAGGGCTAAAGTCACCGGTATCTCCGATATCGAAGAAACCATATCCTCCATCAGAATTGGCTTCTGTAAAAGATACGACACTTCCTGAGTTTAAACTTTGAAAAGAAGTTGTCGCACTATTTGAAGTAGCTCTCCATCCTACAAATCTTATTTCAGGCAATGAGGTATTAACACCTACAAAAGAGCTTGAATTTATAGGATTACCTCCACCATCATTTTGGCCAGAAGATACCGTAAATGCATCTATAAATCTGTCTGTAAAACCATTATCATTACCAAGAATTCCTCCCGAACCTTTAGTAACAGTGAAAAAATCAATAGTTCCTACCGCTGGTGGATTAATATTTTTATTGATTCTTAATTCCGCATTACCACTAAAGGAAAGGTTAGGATTAAAGTTCAATAAATTAGATGTTGAATTCAAGCTTGGATTTCTTCCTGACACTGAAGATGATAATGCATCATTATTATTTCCACTACTATCATCCCAAACTCCACTATCAGTATTAATGGCAGCAGTTACGCCCATGTCAGCTTTTAGCCATACACTAGCTCCTGACACACCACCCGGAGCTGTTAAAAATGCAGCAAAGGTAAAATACTGTCCTGAAGCAAAATCTATAGTCGCTGTATAGTACTGCACACCGCTAATGGTTTCCAGGTTCATTGAAATACTTGTATCTGTTCCATCAAATACAGCATCCGTACTTCTCAATAATGTCGGTTGTGCAATAGATACAGGCAGCTGAGATGCCGGGATAGCTACTTTAACAGTTCCTACTGTTCCGGTTTCCTGTACTTTCCATATGCGTGTCATTCTAAAGTTGGAGTTGCCAAATGCAAAAGATGTTGCAAATGATTCCGTTCCTGTATCGGACCCCCACATCATAAACGTTTTATCTGTCCCAAAACTGTTTGGATTATTGGCATTGGTATCGAAAATATTGTTATTACCGATCACCGGCTGAATGCCGCTGTTTACAGATTGGGACTGCTTTTGTGATAATGCAGAAG comes from the Chryseobacterium nepalense genome and includes:
- a CDS encoding DUF4861 family protein, with protein sequence MTTVKNSFVGLTCAIGCINSSSIHAQKIIELNNTLDFPRKEVVAVPVSQLKSFLDKSKATDLRIRDAKGQLVLIQWIDNNGDGNNDELLFQATVEGHQKAVYTISAEPAIPILKTEISTYSRLVQERVDDYAWENDKIAFRMYGPKGQQEALQGVKSSTLSSGVDIWLKRTEFPVINKWYKGYLTDPMYYHKDTRGEGYDPYHVGNSRGTGGIGIWINDKLQVSQNFVASRTIAEGPLRTVFELTYDPWSEFAVKEIKRVSLDLGSNFSKFESYFRAEKPALNYTIGITLHKNEGEAKLNDQKGYYLHWEKIDDAFVGEGIVVDPSIVEKSIVFRSDAPDESNLYVVTKPHDKLVYYAGFAWQKSGDIQTRQDWENRLQKQSEIIRNPLIITIK
- a CDS encoding VIT domain-containing protein — its product is MKRLYTQLLLFFPLLFLAQIPVVESPDGKGKYKKDNQVILQKLEIETKIAGKISTNIITMVLRNNSGRLREGRITFPLPEGVNASGYALDINGKLRNAVPVEKEKAKEVYQTIRKRNIDPGLLEKVSGNNFRTTVYPIAPNGGERTVRITYQYELKKSGDFLQYFLPLNQTAEIPEFDIKTTVFQNLDAPMLEEKPDGSYNFVSTGNVWTAEMHKKNYRPGNNLKINFPVQDKSQRIVVQKEADNFSYFLADISVYSNERMKKLPNNLAVVWDNSLSGKNRDHVKEMALLEEYFKSNKNLTVNIYFINNTFEQGQSFKINNGNWSELKAYLLKTTYDGGTDFGKLKLLSEDEVLFFTDGLSSFGELNMPWKQPVYIIAASNNIDFNQLKFISSTTGGEFLNLNENNPEKEVRKLVFQPLRFLGIENNIQLSEVYPSLPQTIAEDFVLTGIVKGDHTTATLKFGYGNEVTETKTIDVNINEQTVENWEISKFWAQKKLNELEIFEKKNKNEIKNVSRQFGLVSNNMSLMVLENVEDYVRYDIAPPAELKKQFDEIVKNDKAKKDERVKDLMENAEKMTENLKTWWEKEYDQKKKLRQYPKPESRRAASDSTSRQAEIEEVVLIGYNNSRTDDESKVSEPRREQLQMSVRGMSSIASNTVPNALSGSVRGVEVRTVTPAERPSDIINSGRILTVDIVSKAKYMKLFRDMNNPENIYKTYLQNRKEYEEIPQYYFDVAQLLLKNNDKKRGLKVLSAIADLEFENEELYKLLAYKLKQAEAYDKELFAAEKVLEWRPFDPQSYRDLALALEDNGQYQAALDNLYKILTQSYTKELADRDDGIEETVIMEINQLIANHGSQLNLSNINPKIIADLPVNIRVVISWNKDDTDIDLWVTDPNNERCYYSHKETEIGGRLSDDFTGGFGPEQFLLKKAMKGKYKIQTNFFGEQQTGIAGPTAIMAEIYINYATGKQERKIVVFQNQKENGNKEDGILIGEFEF